From a single Brassica oleracea var. oleracea cultivar TO1000 chromosome C5, BOL, whole genome shotgun sequence genomic region:
- the LOC106295348 gene encoding zinc finger CCCH domain-containing protein 3, producing the protein MRLMSDTHHVQSSTGSVRSSQKIEDAFRKMKVNDGNGVEQSDPYPDRPGERDCQFYLRTGLCGYGSTCRYNHPTNLPQVMYYNEELPERIGQPDCEYYLKTGACKYGSTCKYHHPKDRNGAEPVLFNVLNLPMRQGEKPCPYYLRTGTCRFGVACKFHHPQPDNGHSTAAAAAYGMSTFPSVGLHHAGGLTMVPTYGTLPRPQLPQSYVMVSPSQGLLPPQSWTTYMGASNSMYGVKNQVYYSGSSAPMPMGVTLNGGDLSERSEQQQQQQCRFFMNTGTCKYGEHCKYTHLGVRVSPPPPPPSFINPFVLPERPGQPPCGSFKSYGFCKFGPNCNFDHSVLPYPTGLPMPSSVASPYPSHVSSNYQRISPAPSRSGSKAMPNDKPDVKKEMPGTEKPEQVQDLSSHHHDHDS; encoded by the exons ATGCGACTCATGTCAGACACTCACCATGTTCAGAGCTCTACTGGGTCGGTTCGATCTTCCCAAAAAATCGAAG ATGCTTTTAGGAAGATGAAAGTTAATGATGGAAACGGAGTGGAGCAATCTGATCCGTATCCAGATCGTCCCGGTGAAAGAGATTGCCAGTTCTATCTGAGAACTGGTCTCTGTGGCTATGGAAGCACTTGCCGTTACAATCATCCTACTAACCTTCCACAG GTTATGTACTACAACGAGGAGCTCCCGGAGAGGATTGGCCAGCCGGACTGTGAG TATTATCTCAAGACAGGAGCTTGTAAGTACGGTTCAACTTGTAAATACCATCACCCAAAGGACAGGAATGGAGCAGAACCTGTCTTGTTCAATGTTCTCAACTTACCAATGCGTCAG GGTGAGAAGCCATGTCCATACTACCTGCGAACGGGAACCTGCAGATTCGGAGTCGCTTGCAAATTCCACCATCCTCAACCTGATAATGGACACTCTACTGCTGCTGCTGCTGCATATGGGATGTCTACTTTTCCTTCTGTTGGTTTACATCACGCTGGTGGATTAACAATGGTGCCTACTTATGGAACTCTGCCTCGTCCTCAACTTCCTCAGTCCTATGTGATGGTTTCACCTTCTCAAGGCCTCTTGCCTCCTCAGAGCTGGACCACTTACATG GGTGCATCTAACTCAATGTATGGTGTGAAGAATCAAGTTTATTACTCTGGTTCTAGTGCACCAATGCCTATGGGTGTGACATTGAATGGTGGTGATTTGTCTGAAAGATCTGAACAACAACAACAACAACAATGTCGGTTTTTTATGAACACTGGGACGTGTAAGTATGGAGAACACTGCAAATACACTCACCTTGGAGTAAGAGTTTCACCGCCACCACCTCCACCAAGTTTCATAAACCCTTTTGTTCTCCCAGAGAGACCT GGACAACCACCTTGTGGGAGCTTTAAGTCTTATGGATTCTGCAAGTTTGGACCAAACTGCAACTTCGACCACTCGGTGCTGCCATATCCAACAGGATTGCCCATGCCTTCGTCTGTGGCTAGTCCTTATCCTTCACATGTTTCATCCAATTATCAGAGGATCTCACCAGCGCCAAGCCGCTCTGGCTCAAAGGCTATGCCTAATGATAAGCCTGATGTCAAGAAGGAAATGCCAGGGACTGAGAAACCGGAACAAGTGCAGGACTTGTCATCACATCACCACGATCATGATTCATGA
- the LOC106295481 gene encoding probable tyrosine-protein phosphatase At1g05000 isoform X1, whose product MKLVDNTTAATDKFTTTEEKDGEDACRTIEVVERNVFQAHFDEAADAVEELNLIPPLNFSMVDNGIFRSGFPDPANFSFLQTLGLRSIIYLCPEPYPESNIQFLKSNGITLFQFGIEGNKEPFVIIPDQKIRKALNVLLDEKNHPVLIHCKRGKHRTGCLVGCLRKLQKWCLTSIFDEYQRFAAAKARVSDQRFMEIFDVSSFSHVPMSFSCSSR is encoded by the exons ATGAAGCTAGTGGATAATACGACGGCGGCGACTGACAAGTTCACCACCACGGAGGAGAAGGACGGAGAAGACGCCTGCCGCACGATCGAGGTCGTCGAGAGAAACGTGTTTCAGGCTCATTTCGATGAAGCTGCTGATGCGGTCGAGGAGCTTAACCTGATACCGCCGCTCAACTTCTCTATGGTGGATAACGGAATATTCCGTTCTGGATTCCCTGATCCGGCTAACTTCTCCTTCCTCCAGACTCTCGGACTCCGCTCAATTAT TTATCTGTGTCCGGAGCCTTACCCGGAGAGTAACATCCAGTTCCTCAAATCCAATGGAATTACTCTTTTCCAGTTTGGCATTGAAGGCAATAAG GAACCATTTGTGATTATTCCAGACCAGAAAATCCGCAAGGCACTCAATGTCCTTCTAG ATGAGAAAAACCACCCGGTTCTGATTCATTGTAAGCGAGGCAAG CATCGGACTGGTTGTCTTGTCGGGTGCTTGAGGAAACTTCAGAAATGGTGTTTGACATCGATATTTGATGAGTACCAGCGATTTGCAGCAGCCAAAGCTAGAGTTTCAGATCAAAGGTTCATGGAGATATTCGACGTCTCGAGCTTCAGTCATGTTCCTATGTCTTTCTCTTGTTCCAGCAGGTAA
- the LOC106295481 gene encoding probable tyrosine-protein phosphatase At1g05000 isoform X2, translated as MKLVDNTTAATDKFTTTEEKDGEDACRTIEVVERNVFQAHFDEAADAVEELNLIPPLNFSMVDNGIFRSGFPDPANFSFLQTLGLRSIIYLCPEPYPESNIQFLKSNGITLFQFGIEGNKVLCLDNEICSHLWCSENHKESPLTTNGLSTTLEPFVIIPDQKIRKALNVLLDEKNHPVLIHCKRGKHRTGCLVGCLRKLQKWCLTSIFDEYQRFAAAKARVSDQRFMEIFDVSSFSHVPMSFSCSSR; from the exons ATGAAGCTAGTGGATAATACGACGGCGGCGACTGACAAGTTCACCACCACGGAGGAGAAGGACGGAGAAGACGCCTGCCGCACGATCGAGGTCGTCGAGAGAAACGTGTTTCAGGCTCATTTCGATGAAGCTGCTGATGCGGTCGAGGAGCTTAACCTGATACCGCCGCTCAACTTCTCTATGGTGGATAACGGAATATTCCGTTCTGGATTCCCTGATCCGGCTAACTTCTCCTTCCTCCAGACTCTCGGACTCCGCTCAATTAT TTATCTGTGTCCGGAGCCTTACCCGGAGAGTAACATCCAGTTCCTCAAATCCAATGGAATTACTCTTTTCCAGTTTGGCATTGAAGGCAATAAGGTTC TGTGTTTAGACAACGAAATTTGCTCCCATTTATGGTGTTCTGAGAATCACAAAGAGAGTCCATTAACAACAAATGGACTCTCCACAACTTTG GAACCATTTGTGATTATTCCAGACCAGAAAATCCGCAAGGCACTCAATGTCCTTCTAG ATGAGAAAAACCACCCGGTTCTGATTCATTGTAAGCGAGGCAAG CATCGGACTGGTTGTCTTGTCGGGTGCTTGAGGAAACTTCAGAAATGGTGTTTGACATCGATATTTGATGAGTACCAGCGATTTGCAGCAGCCAAAGCTAGAGTTTCAGATCAAAGGTTCATGGAGATATTCGACGTCTCGAGCTTCAGTCATGTTCCTATGTCTTTCTCTTGTTCCAGCAGGTAA
- the LOC106295480 gene encoding 1-aminocyclopropane-1-carboxylate oxidase 4 has protein sequence MESFPIINLEKLNGEERGLTMEKIKDACENWGFFECVNHGIPHELLDRVEKMTKEHYKKCMEDRFKESIKNRGLDSVRSEVNDVDWESTFYLKHLPASNISHVPDLDDDYRTLMKEFAGKIEKLSEELLDLLCENLGLEKGYLKKVFYGSKSPTFGTKVSNYPPCPKPNLIKGLRAHTDAGGIILLFQDDKVSGLQLLKDGEWVDVPPVKHSIVVNLGDQLEVITNGKYKSVEHRVIAQTDGEGRMSIASFYNPGSDSVIFPAPELIGKENEKKDNYPKFVFEDYMKLYSAVKFQAKELRFEAMKAMETTVANNVGPLATA, from the exons AAAGACGCTTGTGAAAACTGGGGATTCTTTGAG TGTGTGAACCATGGGATTCCACATGAGCTACTTGACAGAGTGGAGAAGATGACCAAGGAACACTACAAGAAGTGCATGGAAGACAGATTCAAGGAGTCCATTAAGAACAGAGGACTCGACTCTGTTCGGTCTGAAGTCAATGACGTTGACTGGGAATCAACTTTCTACCTTAAGCACCTTCCTGCCTCCAATATATCCCATGTCCCTGATCTCGACGACGATTACAG GACGTTGATGAAAGAGTTCGCCGGAAAGATAGAGAAGTTGTCGGAGGAGCTATTGGATCTGCTTTGCGAGAATCTTGGATTGGAGAAAGGTTATCTGAAGAAGGTGTTCTACGGGTCGAAAAGCCCGACTTTTGGAACCAAAGTGAGCAACTATCCACCTTGTCCTAAACCGAATTTAATCAAGGGGCTCCGAGCACATACCGACGCAGGCGGCATCATCCTCCTCTTCCAGGACGATAAAGTCAGTGGACTTCAGCTCCTTAAGGACGGCGAGTGGGTCGATGTTCCTCCGGTTAAGCATTCTATCGTCGTTAATCTCGGTGACCAGCTTGAG GTGATAACCAATGGGAAGTACAAGAGCGTGGAGCATAGAGTGATAGCTCAGACGGACGGAGAAGGAAGAATGTCCATTGCATCATTCTACAACCCTGGAAGCGACTCTGTTATTTTTCCGGCTCCGGAGTTGATCGGAAAAGAGAATGAGAAGAAGGATAACTATCCAAAATTTGTGTTTGAGGATTACATGAAACTTTACTCTGCTGTCAAGTTTCAGGCCAAAGAACTAAGGTTTGAAGCCATGAAGGCTATGGAGACAACTGTGGCCAACAATGTTGGACCATTGGCCACTGCCTAA